In Pontiella desulfatans, one DNA window encodes the following:
- a CDS encoding cofactor-independent phosphoglycerate mutase gives MKYVVLVGDGMGDYPVEALGDKTPLQAADCPMIRKFAALGETRMVQTVPEGMPPGSDVANLALLGYDAAKNYTGRAPIEAAGAEIPMTAQDVAFRCNLVTVTEDGIMDDYSAGHITTEEGQALVRSLQETLGREGLTFHPGVQYRHILVWDGGPATCECLPPHEISDKPVEGNLPAGDRQDEIRELMELSKAVFADHPVNQKRIAEGKKPATQIWLWGQGRAMQLETYKALYGLGGGVISAVDLLKGIAKLAGLEAPDVEGATGFLDTNYQGKVEAALEILEREDFVFVHIEAPDECGHMGDAQKKTFAIEEFDAKVCKPVFQWLEERGEAYTLMLCTDHRTPVALKGHTPEPVPMSVMKGPVGEQDAQAAFDEYVNAGDAQCMACDWIQEILNTSSD, from the coding sequence ACCCCGTTGAAGCGCTAGGCGACAAAACACCGCTGCAAGCGGCAGACTGCCCGATGATCCGCAAATTCGCGGCGCTGGGCGAGACCCGCATGGTGCAGACGGTTCCCGAAGGCATGCCTCCGGGAAGCGATGTGGCCAACCTGGCCTTGCTCGGATATGACGCGGCGAAAAACTATACGGGCCGCGCACCGATCGAGGCCGCCGGGGCGGAGATTCCGATGACCGCGCAGGATGTGGCGTTCCGCTGCAACCTGGTGACGGTGACCGAAGACGGGATCATGGATGATTATTCCGCCGGGCACATTACCACGGAAGAGGGGCAGGCGCTGGTGCGCTCGCTTCAGGAAACGCTGGGGCGTGAAGGGTTGACCTTCCATCCCGGCGTGCAATACCGCCATATCCTGGTTTGGGATGGCGGGCCGGCGACGTGCGAATGCTTGCCGCCGCATGAGATCTCGGACAAGCCGGTGGAAGGAAACCTTCCGGCAGGGGATCGGCAGGATGAAATCCGCGAACTAATGGAACTATCGAAAGCGGTGTTCGCGGATCATCCGGTTAACCAAAAGCGTATTGCGGAAGGAAAAAAGCCCGCAACGCAAATCTGGCTGTGGGGGCAGGGACGTGCCATGCAGCTGGAAACCTACAAGGCCCTCTATGGTCTGGGCGGTGGAGTGATTTCCGCGGTCGACCTTTTGAAGGGCATTGCAAAACTGGCCGGTTTGGAAGCGCCCGACGTTGAAGGTGCGACCGGCTTCCTGGATACGAACTACCAGGGCAAAGTGGAAGCGGCGCTCGAGATATTGGAACGGGAAGACTTTGTCTTCGTCCATATCGAAGCGCCGGATGAATGCGGGCACATGGGTGACGCACAGAAGAAGACCTTCGCGATCGAGGAGTTCGATGCGAAGGTATGCAAGCCGGTCTTCCAATGGTTGGAGGAACGCGGCGAGGCATATACGCTGATGCTGTGCACGGATCACCGCACGCCGGTCGCCCTCAAGGGGCATACCCCGGAGCCCGTTCCCATGTCGGTCATGAAAGGACCGGTGGGAGAGCAAGACGCGCAGGCTGCGTTCGACGAGTATGTCAACGCCGGAGATGCACAGTGCATGGCCTGCGACTGGATACAGGAAATACTAAACACGTCATCCGATTGA
- a CDS encoding DEAD/DEAH box helicase: MSLIKKIASVFGKKDEPKKKEAAKQKNESSSGKNTTPVKPHQEEWRPGQKKTAAKRRKPQGEGPVKKKPQGGPDRPPRERKPEKKEAPPFQLSAEEQERMTEFRPEEEDRRIAYEKRLKQRWAEKHGVSERPPRKKREPRQEGEKRERKPRERKEREPREENQFQPLPKQEPKPRAVEVPWDPAEFSVEPEEGKIRFHDLDLHPRLLHSIYELGWKYATPIQGEILPGTLKGRDMAGRAQTGTGKTAAFLISIINHCLNNPLPKQSIGCPRALIIAPTRELAMQIAVDSDGLNKFTGLRTVVLYGGMDYNKQQRELEDDQIDIVVATPGRLLDFAQKNVIKLGFTEIMVIDEADRMLDMGFIPDVRRIIYKTPAKEKRQTVLFSATLSDDVMRLAAAWMVDPERIDIEPEQVAVDTVDQKVFIVTDDQKFQLLYNIIKNDAPERIIIFTNRRDQAERLSEDLDRYGHKCEMLSGAVTQKKRMRILEDFKAGKVKVLVATDVAGRGIHVDGLSHVVNFNIPENPDDYVHRIGRTGRAGALGQSITFACEMESFELPKIEELLGMDLKCLMPTEELLEELPPAPPRKRRPRATGGQGAGRHGARSAHGGGQRRHSGGGGQHRSGGNRSSR, encoded by the coding sequence TTGAGCTTAATCAAGAAAATCGCTTCCGTGTTCGGCAAGAAGGACGAGCCGAAAAAGAAGGAAGCCGCGAAACAAAAGAACGAGTCGTCCTCGGGCAAGAACACCACCCCGGTTAAACCCCATCAGGAAGAGTGGCGGCCCGGACAGAAAAAGACCGCCGCGAAGCGCCGCAAACCGCAAGGGGAGGGGCCGGTCAAAAAGAAGCCGCAAGGTGGCCCGGACCGCCCGCCGCGCGAAAGGAAACCGGAGAAAAAGGAGGCTCCGCCCTTCCAGCTTTCCGCCGAGGAGCAGGAGCGCATGACGGAGTTCCGTCCCGAGGAGGAAGATCGGCGCATTGCATATGAAAAGCGTCTGAAGCAACGTTGGGCCGAAAAGCACGGCGTTTCCGAACGGCCGCCGCGCAAGAAGCGCGAACCCCGCCAGGAGGGCGAAAAGCGCGAGCGCAAGCCCCGCGAACGCAAGGAGCGCGAACCCCGCGAGGAAAACCAGTTCCAGCCGTTGCCGAAGCAGGAACCGAAGCCTCGCGCGGTCGAGGTTCCGTGGGATCCCGCCGAGTTTTCCGTCGAGCCCGAGGAAGGAAAGATCCGTTTCCACGATCTGGATCTTCATCCGCGCCTGCTGCACAGCATCTACGAGTTGGGCTGGAAGTATGCCACGCCGATCCAGGGCGAAATCCTTCCCGGCACGCTCAAGGGCCGCGATATGGCGGGCCGCGCCCAGACCGGCACCGGCAAGACCGCCGCCTTCCTGATCTCGATCATCAACCACTGCCTCAACAATCCGTTGCCGAAACAAAGCATCGGATGCCCGCGCGCGCTCATCATTGCACCGACCCGCGAGCTGGCCATGCAGATCGCGGTGGATTCCGATGGGCTGAACAAGTTCACCGGCCTGCGCACCGTCGTGCTTTACGGCGGCATGGACTACAACAAGCAACAGCGCGAGTTGGAGGACGACCAGATCGACATCGTTGTCGCCACGCCGGGCCGCCTGCTCGATTTTGCACAGAAGAACGTCATCAAGCTCGGCTTCACCGAAATCATGGTGATCGACGAGGCCGACCGCATGCTCGATATGGGCTTCATCCCTGACGTCCGCCGCATCATCTACAAGACGCCGGCGAAGGAAAAGCGCCAGACCGTGCTCTTCAGCGCCACGCTCTCCGACGATGTGATGCGCCTCGCGGCGGCCTGGATGGTGGATCCCGAACGGATCGATATCGAGCCGGAGCAGGTGGCCGTTGATACGGTTGACCAGAAGGTCTTCATTGTGACCGACGACCAAAAGTTCCAGCTGCTCTACAATATCATCAAGAACGATGCGCCCGAGCGGATCATCATCTTCACGAACCGTCGCGACCAGGCCGAGCGCCTTTCCGAAGACCTCGACCGCTACGGCCACAAGTGCGAGATGCTTTCCGGCGCCGTTACCCAGAAAAAGCGCATGCGTATCCTTGAAGATTTCAAGGCGGGCAAGGTGAAGGTGCTGGTTGCCACCGACGTTGCGGGGCGCGGCATCCACGTTGATGGATTGAGCCATGTGGTGAACTTCAACATTCCGGAAAACCCGGACGACTATGTGCACCGTATTGGGCGTACCGGCCGCGCCGGGGCGCTGGGGCAGTCGATTACCTTCGCCTGCGAAATGGAATCGTTCGAGCTGCCGAAGATCGAGGAGCTGCTGGGCATGGATCTCAAATGCCTGATGCCCACGGAAGAGCTGCTCGAAGAACTTCCGCCCGCTCCGCCGCGCAAGCGGCGCCCGCGTGCGACGGGCGGGCAGGGGGCCGGTCGCCACGGAGCCCGCAGCGCCCATGGCGGCGGACAACGCCGGCACAGCGGCGGCGGTGGCCAGCACAGAAGCGGCGGGAACCGCTCCTCCCGCTAA